A genomic region of Veillonellales bacterium contains the following coding sequences:
- a CDS encoding cobalamin B12-binding domain-containing protein has protein sequence MEKLIRVLVAKPGLDGHDRGAKVVARALRDAGFEVIYTGLRQTPEQIAETALQEDVNVVALSLLSGAHNHLFPRVVELIKGKGMTDVLFIGGGVIPDTDIPGLKAAGIAEVFTPGTTTTSIVDFIKANVK, from the coding sequence ATGGAAAAACTTATTAGAGTATTAGTAGCAAAACCCGGCCTTGACGGTCATGACCGCGGCGCAAAAGTCGTCGCCCGCGCTCTTCGCGACGCTGGCTTTGAGGTAATTTATACCGGCCTTCGGCAGACTCCGGAACAGATTGCCGAAACCGCACTGCAGGAAGATGTGAATGTAGTAGCACTCAGCTTATTGTCCGGGGCTCATAATCACCTTTTTCCCCGTGTGGTAGAGCTGATTAAAGGTAAAGGCATGACCGATGTATTATTCATCGGCGGCGGTGTTATTCCTGACACCGATATCCCGGGATTGAAAGCAGCCGGCATTGCTGAAGTGTTCACACCAGGTACTACTACTACCAGCATTGTTGATTTTATTAAAGCAAACGTAAAGTAG
- a CDS encoding methylmalonyl-CoA mutase family protein, with amino-acid sequence MSNENLKTKLAEYNAVAEKAIAKFPERKNLTFNRLYTPLDTEGTDYTTDIGFPGEYPYTRGVQPTMYRGRFWTMRMYAGFSTAEESNKRYRYLLASGGTGLSCAFDLPTQIGYDSDDPVAEGEVGKVGVAIDSLADMEILFDQIDLSKVSTSMTINAPASVLLAMYIAVAEKQGVTPEQLRGTIQNDILKEYAARGTYIFPPKPSMRLITNIFEYCSKNVPKWNTISISGYHIREAGSTASQEIAFTIADGIAYVEAAIKAGLNVDDFAGRLSFFWNAHNNVLEEVAKFRASRRVWAKVMKERFGAKKPKSLMLRVHTQTAGSMLTAQQPDNNIVRVALQTAAAVMGGTQSLHTNSKDEALALPTEASVQIALRTQQIVAYESGLADVVDPLGGSYYVEALTNKIEQEAWDYINKIDEIGGAVVAIEKGYIQKEIQDSAYKWQMEVEKGDRVIVGVNKFQVEEKPVEGLLRVDASVGELQKKKLADLRAKRNNNAVQAALAKLESAAKGEDNLMPFILSAVREYATLGEICGVLRKVFGEYQAHATL; translated from the coding sequence ATGAGTAACGAAAATCTAAAGACTAAATTGGCAGAGTATAATGCCGTAGCAGAAAAAGCCATTGCCAAGTTCCCGGAACGTAAAAATCTTACTTTCAACCGGCTCTATACCCCACTTGATACCGAGGGTACCGATTATACAACGGATATTGGCTTCCCGGGTGAATATCCCTATACCCGCGGGGTGCAGCCTACGATGTACCGCGGCCGTTTCTGGACCATGCGCATGTATGCCGGATTCTCCACGGCGGAAGAATCCAACAAGCGCTATCGTTATTTGCTGGCATCCGGCGGCACCGGCTTATCCTGCGCTTTTGACCTGCCGACTCAAATCGGCTATGACTCCGATGATCCCGTTGCCGAAGGTGAAGTCGGCAAGGTGGGTGTGGCGATTGACTCTTTGGCCGATATGGAAATTCTTTTCGACCAGATCGATTTGAGCAAAGTTTCCACTTCCATGACCATCAACGCACCGGCTTCCGTACTGCTGGCTATGTATATTGCCGTAGCGGAAAAGCAGGGCGTAACGCCTGAACAGCTTCGCGGCACAATTCAAAATGATATTCTGAAAGAGTATGCGGCTCGCGGCACTTACATCTTCCCGCCGAAGCCTTCCATGCGACTCATTACTAATATTTTTGAATATTGCTCGAAGAATGTGCCAAAATGGAATACAATTTCCATTTCCGGTTATCATATCCGGGAAGCAGGTTCGACGGCATCCCAGGAAATCGCTTTTACGATTGCCGACGGCATCGCCTATGTTGAGGCTGCGATTAAAGCAGGCTTGAATGTCGACGATTTTGCCGGTCGTCTGTCCTTCTTCTGGAATGCGCATAATAATGTGCTGGAAGAAGTTGCGAAATTCCGCGCTTCCCGCCGGGTATGGGCAAAAGTAATGAAAGAACGTTTTGGCGCTAAAAAGCCGAAATCGCTGATGCTGCGGGTTCATACCCAGACAGCCGGTTCAATGCTGACTGCTCAACAGCCGGATAATAATATTGTCCGGGTTGCGCTGCAGACTGCTGCGGCTGTTATGGGCGGCACACAATCTTTGCATACCAACTCTAAAGACGAAGCGCTGGCTTTGCCGACAGAAGCTTCCGTACAGATTGCACTGCGTACTCAGCAGATTGTTGCTTACGAAAGCGGTTTAGCCGATGTGGTCGATCCTTTGGGCGGTTCCTACTATGTAGAAGCCCTGACGAACAAGATCGAGCAGGAGGCTTGGGATTACATCAATAAAATTGATGAAATCGGCGGCGCGGTTGTAGCTATTGAAAAAGGCTACATTCAAAAAGAAATTCAGGATAGCGCTTATAAATGGCAGATGGAAGTTGAAAAAGGCGATCGCGTAATCGTGGGCGTCAACAAATTCCAAGTCGAAGAAAAACCGGTGGAAGGACTGTTGCGGGTAGATGCTTCTGTTGGCGAACTGCAAAAGAAAAAGCTGGCTGACCTGAGAGCAAAACGGAACAACAATGCTGTACAAGCTGCATTGGCTAAATTGGAAAGCGCTGCGAAAGGCGAAGACAATTTGATGCCATTCATCTTGTCGGCAGTCAGAGAGTATGCAACGTTGGGCGAAATTTGTGGCGTATTGCGTAAAGTATTCGGTGAATACCAAGCGCATGCAACACTATAA
- a CDS encoding acetyl-CoA hydrolase/transferase family protein, giving the protein MIDIRDRVRNKALHAKIVSAEEAAAVIKPGMNVATSGFTLSGYPKAVPQALAARIKQEQFKINLWTGASVGKQLDGALAEVDGIDFRMPYQTNKELRNAINSGKVNYCDIHLSHSAQMTRYGFFGGRSVDVAIIEACAITEEGNIVPTTSLGNAASFVQSADIVIVEVNTTQPIELEGMHDVYIPLDPPHRQPIPIVNVDDRIGTPYIPCGSDKITYIVPCDIPDTVRDLAPIDENSRLMSQHLISFLKAEIKADRMPKNLLPLQSGVGSVANAVISGLVDSDFEDLMVYTEVIQDGMFDLIDAGKLKFASGTSLTPSPSGLERFYGNLSTYREKMMFRPQEIANSPEIARRLGVIAMNTAIEFDIYGNVNSTHIMGTKMMNGIGGSGDFARNSYLTMFFTPSTAKKGLISSVVPMVSHADHSEHDVDVFITEQGVADVRGLSPKQRARVIIENCAHPDFKDELMDYLLRAEKATNYAHTPHILPEALSWHTRFMETGTMKK; this is encoded by the coding sequence GGATTTACCTTATCTGGTTACCCCAAAGCAGTTCCCCAGGCATTAGCGGCAAGAATTAAGCAAGAGCAATTTAAAATCAATCTTTGGACAGGTGCGTCAGTTGGTAAACAATTAGATGGTGCCCTGGCTGAAGTGGATGGCATTGATTTCCGTATGCCGTACCAGACGAATAAGGAACTCCGGAATGCCATCAATAGCGGTAAAGTCAATTACTGTGATATCCATTTAAGCCATTCCGCTCAAATGACCCGTTACGGCTTTTTTGGCGGTCGTTCCGTGGATGTAGCCATTATTGAGGCCTGTGCGATTACCGAGGAAGGTAATATTGTTCCGACAACATCCTTGGGCAATGCGGCGTCTTTTGTACAAAGTGCCGATATCGTTATTGTGGAAGTCAATACTACCCAGCCGATTGAGCTGGAGGGAATGCACGATGTATACATACCTTTGGATCCGCCGCATCGTCAGCCAATTCCAATTGTAAATGTGGATGATCGTATTGGTACGCCTTATATTCCCTGCGGCTCTGACAAAATTACCTATATCGTGCCTTGCGATATTCCTGATACGGTTCGTGATTTGGCACCGATTGATGAGAATTCCCGTCTTATGTCGCAGCATTTAATTTCATTTTTGAAGGCGGAAATCAAAGCCGATCGGATGCCGAAGAACCTGTTGCCGCTGCAATCAGGCGTCGGCTCGGTAGCCAATGCGGTGATTAGCGGCCTTGTTGATTCTGATTTTGAAGATTTAATGGTTTATACAGAAGTTATTCAGGATGGCATGTTTGATCTGATTGATGCCGGCAAACTGAAGTTTGCTTCCGGCACTTCTCTGACTCCGTCGCCCAGCGGACTGGAACGTTTCTACGGCAACCTTTCCACTTATCGTGAAAAGATGATGTTCAGGCCTCAGGAAATTGCCAACAGCCCTGAAATTGCCAGGCGTCTTGGTGTTATTGCCATGAATACGGCCATCGAATTTGATATTTATGGCAATGTCAACTCTACTCATATTATGGGCACTAAAATGATGAATGGCATCGGCGGTTCAGGCGATTTTGCCCGTAATTCCTACCTAACGATGTTCTTCACGCCGTCTACGGCGAAAAAAGGATTAATTTCCTCTGTTGTGCCGATGGTATCCCATGCGGATCACAGCGAGCATGATGTCGATGTATTCATTACTGAACAAGGTGTGGCCGATGTCCGTGGGTTAAGCCCTAAACAGCGGGCTCGTGTGATTATAGAAAATTGTGCCCATCCTGATTTTAAGGATGAACTCATGGACTATTTGTTACGAGCTGAAAAAGCGACTAACTATGCCCACACACCCCACATATTGCCGGAAGCCCTTTCGTGGCATACCCGGTTTATGGAAACCGGCACGATGAAAAAGTAA